A genome region from Schaalia sp. 19OD2882 includes the following:
- a CDS encoding ABC transporter ATP-binding protein: METAPQNPPRDGIVATALTKTYQRGGQSVHALDGVHLHVPKGAQVAVMGPSGSGKTTLLHCLSGILTPTSGSVTVDGKPLTGLSDAATSRMRLESFGFVFQDGQLLPELPAEENVTLPLMLLGTPRAKALEVARQLLARLGLSGLGPHRPGQLSGGQAQRVAIARALVTNPSVVFADEPTGALDQTTGGEVMDVLTQACAATGASLVLVTHDANVASRLAHTIHVRDGRILQVTRSAR; the protein is encoded by the coding sequence ATGGAAACAGCACCTCAGAACCCACCCCGTGACGGAATCGTCGCCACCGCCTTGACCAAGACCTACCAACGTGGAGGCCAGAGCGTGCACGCGCTCGACGGCGTCCACCTGCACGTGCCCAAAGGCGCCCAGGTGGCCGTCATGGGACCCTCCGGCTCCGGCAAGACGACACTGCTGCACTGCCTGTCCGGCATCCTCACCCCCACCTCGGGAAGCGTGACCGTCGACGGCAAGCCCCTGACCGGCCTGTCCGATGCCGCCACCTCGAGGATGCGACTGGAATCCTTCGGATTCGTCTTCCAGGACGGGCAGCTTCTTCCCGAATTGCCCGCCGAGGAGAACGTCACCCTGCCCCTCATGCTCCTGGGCACCCCACGTGCCAAGGCGCTGGAGGTCGCGCGCCAACTCCTCGCACGCCTGGGCCTGTCGGGACTCGGCCCGCACCGCCCCGGACAACTCTCCGGAGGACAGGCGCAAAGGGTCGCCATCGCACGCGCCCTCGTCACCAATCCTTCCGTCGTCTTCGCCGACGAACCCACCGGCGCCCTCGACCAGACCACCGGCGGCGAAGTCATGGACGTCCTCACCCAGGCGTGTGCGGCCACGGGCGCCAGCCTCGTCCTGGTCACCCACGACGCCAATGTCGCTTCGCGTCTGGCCCACACCATCCACGTTCGTGACGGCCGGATCCTCCAGGTCACCAGGAGCGCACGATGA
- a CDS encoding Gfo/Idh/MocA family protein codes for METRPRLGVGLVGAGFIAKFHARAWQGVRDADIVAVTSRTRTSAEAVAAEVERLGAGTDVSIHEDVAALVRDPRVDAVWVLTPNFARVSTIETIVEEVRSGRAGLRGIAVEKPLGRTVAEAKRVLDLVESVGLLHGYLENQVFSPAITRAHELVWTRGAAVAGSPYLARAAEEHSGPHNTWFWNGAEEGGGVLNDMMCHSVEAGRFLLTPPGTDPSTWLTPVSVSASIHSLKWGRTRYARELSDTYPGVVDYTRTPSEDYAHAVFEFVNGDGEPVVVEATTSWSHVGAGLRLGFELLGPEYSMESSTLATESRVFLSRNLTQERGEDLVEKQNAEQGLMPIVSDEALSYGYTGENAAFAADFLAGRQPKESLVNGLEVIELLMAAYHSAETGRTVTWPVELESFVPAVAQGQWNPRSRH; via the coding sequence ATGGAGACTCGACCGCGACTGGGCGTGGGCCTGGTCGGAGCAGGATTCATCGCGAAGTTCCACGCTCGCGCCTGGCAAGGGGTACGAGACGCCGACATCGTGGCCGTCACCTCGCGAACCCGCACTTCGGCCGAAGCCGTTGCCGCTGAGGTGGAACGCCTCGGAGCGGGCACCGATGTCAGCATCCACGAGGACGTCGCAGCACTGGTACGCGACCCGCGCGTCGATGCCGTGTGGGTTCTCACCCCGAACTTCGCGCGGGTTTCCACCATAGAAACCATCGTCGAGGAGGTGCGCTCCGGACGGGCAGGTCTTCGGGGGATTGCCGTCGAGAAGCCCTTGGGACGCACCGTTGCCGAGGCCAAACGAGTCCTCGATCTGGTCGAGTCGGTCGGACTGTTGCACGGATACCTGGAAAACCAAGTGTTCTCCCCCGCGATCACCCGTGCCCATGAGCTGGTCTGGACGCGTGGTGCAGCCGTGGCCGGATCACCGTACCTGGCACGTGCCGCCGAGGAACATTCCGGCCCCCACAACACGTGGTTCTGGAACGGGGCCGAAGAAGGCGGCGGCGTGCTCAACGACATGATGTGCCATTCGGTGGAGGCCGGGCGTTTCCTCCTCACCCCGCCCGGCACCGACCCGTCGACCTGGCTCACGCCCGTCAGCGTCAGTGCCTCCATCCACTCCCTCAAGTGGGGGCGTACTCGATACGCGCGAGAACTCAGCGACACCTACCCGGGGGTCGTCGACTACACGCGCACCCCGTCGGAGGACTACGCCCACGCCGTGTTCGAGTTCGTCAACGGTGACGGTGAACCCGTCGTCGTCGAGGCGACGACCTCGTGGAGTCATGTCGGGGCAGGACTTCGACTGGGTTTCGAACTGCTGGGCCCCGAGTACTCGATGGAATCTTCGACCCTTGCCACGGAGTCCCGCGTCTTCCTCTCACGCAACCTCACCCAGGAGCGGGGCGAAGACTTGGTCGAGAAGCAGAACGCCGAACAGGGGCTCATGCCCATCGTCAGTGACGAGGCCCTGAGTTATGGCTACACGGGCGAGAACGCGGCCTTCGCCGCCGACTTCCTTGCGGGCCGTCAGCCGAAGGAGTCCTTGGTCAATGGTCTGGAAGTCATCGAATTGCTCATGGCCGCCTATCATTCGGCAGAGACGGGCAGGACCGTCACGTGGCCGGTGGAACTGGAGTCCTTCGTCCCTGCAGTGGCGCAAGGCCAGTGGAATCCGAGGTCGAGGCACTGA
- a CDS encoding ABC transporter permease, with product MDTESTRASRRARTARMTPATVVTWSLLVAALVTNALLQPTFFTLYSVTSNLATFVPLVFAALAQAVVIIGGGLDLSVGAITALASVTALTVMNGHDGLTPLGFAAALATGTACGTLNGLVVGVLRLQPLIATFATASVFSGITLLVLPSPGGAVPPSMTAVYRMAVGPLPVPLLLIGVCLSVWVVLAATVFMRHVKAVGSDAEAAYASLVPVTGVRVGTYAVCGAIASLAALAILANTGSGDPFIGANIALDSIAACVLGGIALSGGRGSGPGAMAGALILSLTSNILFFVGVPTTFRQLASGLVIIAALALSVLSTRGGADRGN from the coding sequence GTGGACACTGAATCGACGAGGGCGTCGCGGCGCGCCCGTACCGCCCGAATGACGCCCGCAACCGTGGTCACTTGGTCGCTGCTCGTGGCCGCTCTCGTGACCAACGCATTGCTGCAACCCACCTTCTTCACCCTGTACTCCGTCACCTCGAACCTGGCCACCTTCGTCCCCCTGGTCTTCGCGGCCCTGGCGCAGGCGGTGGTCATCATCGGAGGGGGCCTGGACCTGTCCGTCGGCGCGATCACCGCCCTCGCCTCGGTCACCGCCCTGACGGTCATGAACGGTCACGATGGTCTGACCCCTCTCGGATTCGCCGCCGCCCTGGCCACAGGTACGGCATGCGGCACGCTCAACGGCCTGGTCGTCGGAGTCCTGCGCCTGCAGCCACTCATCGCGACCTTCGCAACCGCATCGGTGTTCTCCGGAATCACCCTGCTGGTGCTGCCCAGTCCCGGGGGAGCCGTCCCGCCCTCGATGACCGCCGTCTACCGGATGGCTGTCGGGCCGTTACCCGTACCACTCCTTCTCATCGGTGTGTGCCTGAGCGTGTGGGTCGTGTTGGCGGCGACGGTCTTCATGCGTCACGTGAAGGCAGTGGGTTCCGATGCCGAGGCCGCCTACGCCTCACTGGTGCCGGTCACTGGAGTGCGTGTGGGCACCTACGCGGTCTGCGGAGCCATAGCTTCCTTGGCAGCCTTGGCGATTCTGGCGAACACGGGTTCCGGGGACCCGTTCATCGGAGCCAACATCGCCCTGGACTCCATCGCCGCCTGCGTCCTGGGCGGGATCGCCCTGTCCGGCGGGCGTGGATCCGGCCCGGGCGCCATGGCCGGGGCGCTCATTCTCTCGCTGACCTCCAACATCCTCTTCTTCGTCGGAGTGCCCACCACCTTCCGGCAACTCGCAAGCGGCCTCGTCATCATCGCCGCCTTGGCTTTGTCCGTCCTGTCCACCAGGGGAGGAGCCGATCGTGGCAACTGA
- a CDS encoding nitroreductase family protein, whose product MVGDDLRTPETTPVSNETVAVQMRHRTVRAYTSEPVSEDAVTTLMEVARHTASTAFLQQFTIIRVKDPAVRAELHGASGQPYVGGDRGELFVFVVDLYRNSRIRAEAGLDAEPFGRVNLFMEAVQDTALAAQNVVVAAESMGLGTCYLGSINADPARVVRALALPKLTYPLFGLLVGHPDQEPQFKPRLPLSVTTAVDAYPQVDSYEDALAGYDEELQCYYDVRDLNARVDSFTHQIRTRVGKGASESSPVLEVLHDQGLLLR is encoded by the coding sequence ATGGTCGGCGATGACCTGAGGACCCCTGAGACGACACCCGTGTCGAATGAGACCGTGGCGGTCCAGATGCGTCATCGGACGGTGCGCGCCTACACGAGCGAGCCGGTTTCCGAGGACGCGGTGACGACCCTGATGGAGGTCGCAAGGCACACGGCCAGCACGGCTTTCCTGCAGCAGTTCACGATCATCCGGGTGAAGGATCCGGCGGTGCGCGCCGAATTGCACGGGGCCTCCGGCCAGCCCTATGTGGGTGGGGACCGTGGGGAGCTGTTCGTCTTCGTGGTGGACCTGTACCGGAATTCGCGGATCCGCGCCGAGGCGGGCCTGGACGCGGAACCTTTCGGTCGGGTGAACCTGTTCATGGAGGCGGTGCAGGACACGGCGCTTGCCGCGCAGAACGTGGTGGTCGCTGCCGAGTCCATGGGTCTGGGGACGTGTTACCTGGGGTCGATCAATGCGGATCCGGCGCGGGTCGTCCGGGCGCTGGCCCTGCCGAAGCTCACGTATCCGTTGTTCGGGTTGTTGGTCGGTCACCCGGACCAGGAGCCGCAGTTCAAGCCCCGTCTGCCGCTGTCGGTGACCACTGCGGTGGATGCGTATCCGCAGGTGGATTCCTACGAGGACGCCTTGGCGGGCTACGACGAGGAGCTGCAGTGTTACTACGACGTGCGTGACCTGAACGCCAGGGTGGATTCCTTCACCCATCAGATCCGCACGAGGGTGGGCAAGGGTGCCTCGGAGTCTTCTCCGGTCCTGGAGGTCCTGCACGACCAGGGCCTTCTCCTGCGCTGA
- a CDS encoding sugar ABC transporter ATP-binding protein: MALLEMSEVTKRFGGVCALSDASLTVDEGEIHGLLGPNGSGKSTLNKVLAGTVSPDHARIRIAGHDVRITCPMDANRHGTAAVHQQLSVVPHLDIGQNLVLGLEESRWGFLRTRGTSDRVDEVFDLIAPGLGVGVHLNTSVSALSPGQRQLVEFAKVIGRRPRILVLDEATASLRRDQVELVFDITRGMAEHGTAVVIVSHRMEEIRELCDSATILRGGRTIARVDMASTDDAGLITIMVGRSDVTTVPSTAPDKTTAPCVQVRQLTGAGFRDISFKARPGEVIGLGGLQGQGQSNLLHALFGSQQATSGTVRVDDTEFRPGRPRDAMAVGMALVPGDRDSQGLMGKRSILENLSIASLRARTRPGGLVDMRAERSCANEQVQRLGIKISDLADPVTSLSGGNQQKVVLGKWLVREPRLILLDDPTKGVDVGAKREIYQIIHQLTAAGSVVLLNSSDDEELTAMCHRVLVMFEGRVVRELIGEQITPGNLVEAAIAGRGHGRETRGGH, from the coding sequence ATGGCGCTCCTGGAGATGAGCGAGGTCACCAAGAGATTCGGCGGTGTCTGCGCACTCTCGGATGCGAGCCTGACGGTCGACGAGGGCGAGATCCACGGCCTTCTCGGTCCCAACGGCTCCGGCAAGTCGACCTTGAACAAGGTCCTGGCAGGAACAGTCAGCCCGGACCATGCGCGGATCAGGATCGCCGGTCACGACGTACGCATCACCTGCCCCATGGATGCCAACCGACACGGAACAGCCGCCGTCCACCAGCAACTCTCCGTCGTCCCGCACCTCGACATCGGACAGAATCTTGTGCTGGGACTTGAGGAATCGCGATGGGGGTTCCTGCGGACCCGAGGGACCTCCGATCGAGTGGACGAGGTTTTCGACCTCATCGCACCGGGTCTTGGCGTCGGAGTGCACCTGAACACTTCCGTCTCGGCCCTGTCCCCCGGGCAACGTCAACTGGTCGAATTCGCAAAGGTCATCGGGCGCCGCCCGAGGATCCTGGTCCTGGACGAAGCCACCGCTTCACTGCGACGCGACCAGGTCGAACTCGTCTTCGACATCACCAGAGGCATGGCAGAACACGGGACTGCGGTCGTCATCGTCTCCCACCGCATGGAGGAGATTCGTGAACTTTGCGATTCCGCCACCATCCTGAGGGGCGGCCGCACGATCGCCCGAGTGGACATGGCATCCACTGACGATGCCGGCCTCATCACCATCATGGTGGGACGCTCCGACGTGACAACAGTTCCCAGCACAGCACCGGACAAGACCACCGCCCCCTGCGTCCAGGTGCGTCAACTGACGGGAGCCGGCTTCCGCGACATCTCCTTCAAGGCACGACCCGGAGAAGTCATCGGCTTGGGCGGCCTGCAGGGACAAGGACAGTCCAACCTGCTCCACGCCCTCTTCGGTTCGCAGCAAGCCACGTCGGGGACCGTGCGTGTCGACGACACCGAGTTCCGACCAGGGCGCCCACGCGACGCCATGGCTGTGGGGATGGCCCTGGTGCCGGGCGACCGAGACAGTCAAGGGCTCATGGGGAAACGCTCGATCCTTGAGAACCTCTCCATCGCGTCCCTGCGCGCGCGTACGAGACCAGGTGGCCTGGTCGACATGCGCGCCGAACGGTCCTGTGCCAACGAACAGGTCCAACGCCTCGGGATCAAGATCAGTGACCTGGCGGACCCGGTCACCAGCCTCTCGGGCGGAAACCAGCAGAAGGTGGTCCTGGGAAAGTGGCTCGTCCGTGAACCCCGACTCATCCTCCTCGACGATCCGACCAAAGGCGTCGACGTGGGAGCCAAAAGAGAGATCTACCAGATCATCCACCAGCTGACAGCAGCGGGAAGCGTCGTTCTGCTCAACTCCAGCGATGACGAGGAACTCACTGCAATGTGTCACAGGGTCCTCGTCATGTTCGAGGGACGTGTTGTACGAGAACTGATCGGCGAGCAGATCACGCCGGGCAACCTCGTCGAAGCCGCAATTGCAGGGCGCGGCCACGGAAGGGAGACTCGCGGTGGACACTGA
- a CDS encoding ROK family transcriptional regulator, producing the protein MGVGDLSRTNTLRILTSLYEGGAASRAEIGRELGLAPATVSRLAGRLQEDGLLVDTGMLVPTGGRPSMVFDFNASAASLLVADVADHHTTIRLTDLRGKPIRERIHLTTGGAEQRRADLQSQLAQAVADAQGTNLSAVGVSVPGPVDDEGNILFAPALGWRHVPLKSELEEAFDLPVAVENDANLIALAEYTSRHWDPVRSLVAVAFFDGVGSGIVEDGRLWRGTSGAAGQIGRMLMGRSSLSRSYTGFGDLESAVGAASLVRRAREAGIPGKSCTDADALMRSAALGDERALKLVEEVLDDVATTLVNVCALLAPELILFAGLFERWKDLLLPALRRRLAEHVVDMPHLEVVHLGQEAALVGAAVLAFDAAGALDGLVDAMGSEAGVTAWRSAPGEPRKTHVRD; encoded by the coding sequence GTGGGAGTTGGCGACCTGTCCAGGACGAACACCCTGCGCATCCTCACCTCCCTTTACGAGGGCGGCGCTGCCAGCCGGGCCGAGATCGGACGTGAGTTGGGCCTGGCCCCTGCGACCGTTTCACGCTTGGCCGGACGCCTCCAGGAGGACGGCTTGCTGGTCGACACCGGCATGCTTGTGCCGACCGGAGGCCGCCCGTCGATGGTCTTCGACTTCAACGCATCGGCGGCCTCGCTGTTGGTCGCTGACGTCGCCGACCATCACACGACGATCCGCCTGACCGACCTGCGGGGCAAACCGATCCGCGAACGAATCCACCTGACGACTGGCGGAGCCGAGCAACGTAGGGCCGACTTGCAGTCACAACTCGCACAGGCGGTGGCTGACGCACAGGGCACGAATCTGTCAGCGGTCGGCGTCTCCGTACCCGGTCCGGTCGATGACGAGGGGAACATCCTCTTCGCCCCCGCCCTCGGGTGGCGCCACGTGCCACTCAAGTCCGAACTCGAGGAGGCCTTCGACCTGCCGGTCGCAGTCGAGAACGACGCGAATCTCATCGCCTTGGCCGAGTACACGAGCCGCCACTGGGACCCGGTGCGTTCCCTCGTGGCCGTTGCCTTCTTCGACGGGGTCGGTTCGGGCATCGTGGAGGACGGGCGCCTGTGGAGGGGCACTTCAGGGGCGGCCGGCCAAATCGGACGCATGCTCATGGGACGGTCTTCCCTTTCGCGCTCCTACACGGGTTTCGGTGACCTGGAGTCCGCCGTGGGCGCGGCTTCCCTTGTCAGGAGGGCACGTGAGGCAGGAATTCCCGGCAAGTCGTGCACCGACGCCGACGCCCTCATGCGCAGCGCTGCTCTCGGGGACGAACGGGCGCTGAAGCTCGTCGAAGAGGTGCTCGACGACGTGGCCACCACACTGGTGAACGTCTGCGCGTTGCTTGCCCCTGAACTCATCCTCTTCGCGGGACTCTTCGAGCGATGGAAGGACTTGCTCCTACCTGCTTTGCGACGCAGACTGGCCGAACACGTCGTCGACATGCCCCATCTCGAGGTCGTTCACTTGGGACAGGAAGCGGCTCTGGTCGGAGCCGCAGTGTTGGCCTTCGACGCCGCGGGAGCGTTGGACGGCCTCGTCGATGCCATGGGAAGCGAGGCCGGGGTCACTGCTTGGAGATCCGCGCCAGGCGAGCCAAGGAAAACGCACGTTCGGGACTGA
- a CDS encoding substrate-binding domain-containing protein, with amino-acid sequence MKTNRLGIGAALAATAAMIAACTTPTPEAATSGATSASEGPWTIGVSNAFVGSEYRTQMIEDIQSVFDEYKQQGLVKELVLENADADANGQIQQIRNLINKRVDVIIVDPNSATALSAVFEEAVGQGIKVYAIDQAVESTKVTNIGIDQKELGKASAEWFAEQVGEGAEIAVVSGTTGNPATEARWAGAKEVFDAKKIKVVATADGGWDQATGQTVATQLLATYPNIKGIWTYDGMAQGVLRAVQAAGKDNSFVVAGEARVGFMRMWSELKDKGFKSVGVVNPPGTGGTALHFAIAQLQGKTVDPAKITDGHTIVLPLQPLLTNDTFDAEWAKVKDKPDTYVLDSVLTAEQVAAFLK; translated from the coding sequence ATGAAGACCAACCGGCTGGGCATCGGCGCCGCCCTGGCGGCCACGGCCGCGATGATCGCCGCATGCACCACCCCGACACCGGAGGCTGCGACCTCCGGCGCGACCAGCGCTTCCGAAGGCCCCTGGACCATCGGGGTCTCCAATGCCTTCGTGGGAAGTGAGTACCGCACCCAGATGATCGAAGACATCCAGAGCGTCTTCGACGAGTACAAGCAGCAGGGACTGGTCAAAGAACTGGTCCTGGAGAACGCCGACGCCGACGCCAACGGACAGATCCAACAGATTCGCAACCTCATCAACAAGAGGGTCGACGTCATCATTGTCGACCCGAACTCCGCAACCGCCCTGTCCGCCGTCTTCGAGGAGGCAGTCGGTCAAGGAATCAAGGTCTACGCCATCGACCAGGCTGTCGAGTCAACCAAGGTCACGAACATCGGCATCGACCAGAAGGAACTCGGCAAGGCCAGCGCCGAATGGTTCGCCGAACAGGTCGGGGAAGGCGCAGAGATCGCCGTGGTCTCCGGCACCACGGGCAACCCGGCCACTGAAGCACGGTGGGCCGGCGCCAAAGAAGTCTTCGACGCGAAGAAGATCAAGGTGGTGGCCACTGCTGACGGAGGCTGGGACCAGGCCACTGGGCAGACGGTTGCGACTCAACTGCTGGCGACCTACCCCAACATCAAGGGCATCTGGACCTACGACGGCATGGCTCAAGGAGTCCTGCGCGCAGTGCAAGCCGCCGGCAAGGACAACTCCTTCGTCGTCGCCGGTGAAGCACGCGTGGGATTCATGCGAATGTGGAGTGAGCTCAAGGACAAGGGCTTCAAGTCGGTTGGCGTCGTCAATCCGCCAGGAACCGGTGGCACCGCCCTGCACTTCGCCATCGCACAGCTGCAGGGAAAGACCGTCGACCCGGCCAAGATCACCGACGGGCACACCATCGTCCTGCCCCTGCAGCCCCTGCTCACCAACGACACCTTCGATGCCGAGTGGGCAAAGGTGAAGGACAAGCCGGACACATACGTCCTGGACTCCGTCCTGACCGCGGAACAGGTCGCGGCATTCCTCAAGTGA
- a CDS encoding ABC transporter permease, which yields MATDAHTHRAPAVLAALARNPIAVSALIALGLLMVGQVVSPGFATPGQVVSMLRVASFLGFIAVGQTIVILAGGDGIDLSVGKVATLAAIIAARVMDGSNANVVQGVFFALAAGALVGLVNGLGIVALRIPPFVMTLGMMGVVQGAALAYTAGVAAGRAAPALTTLVGGRFLLGVPGVVWTWMLVTAMVIVLLRRTRFGWEIHAVGANREAARLSGVPVAARVVQAYALSGLFAALGGVMLVGYTESVFLNLADSYTLPSVAAVIIGGTLASGGVGGYAGSFIGAIVLTVLNSFLTTVNIPEAVRTIVNGGVLLAILALYGRQRRLRS from the coding sequence GTGGCAACTGACGCTCACACCCACCGCGCCCCCGCAGTGCTCGCCGCCCTCGCGCGAAACCCAATCGCCGTCTCGGCCCTCATCGCTCTTGGACTGCTCATGGTCGGACAAGTGGTCTCTCCTGGATTCGCAACCCCGGGACAGGTCGTGTCCATGCTCCGCGTCGCCAGCTTCCTCGGATTCATCGCCGTCGGACAGACGATCGTCATCCTGGCGGGCGGAGACGGCATCGACCTGTCCGTGGGCAAGGTCGCGACCTTGGCTGCGATCATCGCCGCACGGGTCATGGACGGCTCCAACGCCAATGTCGTCCAGGGAGTGTTCTTCGCGCTCGCAGCCGGGGCCCTGGTCGGACTGGTCAATGGCCTCGGAATAGTTGCCCTGCGCATCCCGCCCTTCGTCATGACACTGGGAATGATGGGAGTCGTCCAGGGGGCGGCTTTGGCCTACACCGCGGGTGTGGCTGCAGGACGCGCCGCACCTGCGCTGACGACACTGGTCGGAGGGCGTTTCCTCCTGGGGGTGCCGGGAGTTGTGTGGACCTGGATGCTCGTCACCGCCATGGTCATCGTGTTGCTGCGTCGCACTCGCTTTGGCTGGGAGATCCACGCTGTCGGAGCCAACAGGGAGGCGGCGCGGCTTTCCGGGGTGCCCGTTGCCGCGCGAGTCGTACAGGCCTACGCCCTTTCCGGGCTCTTCGCCGCATTGGGGGGAGTCATGCTGGTCGGCTACACCGAGTCCGTCTTCCTCAACTTGGCCGATTCCTACACCCTGCCCTCGGTGGCAGCAGTCATCATCGGAGGAACCCTTGCCTCGGGAGGTGTGGGCGGCTACGCGGGTTCGTTCATCGGAGCCATCGTCCTGACCGTGCTCAACTCCTTCCTCACAACCGTCAACATCCCTGAGGCCGTGCGCACCATCGTCAACGGTGGTGTCCTGCTGGCCATTCTCGCCCTCTACGGGCGTCAAAGACGCCTGCGCAGTTGA